Within Plodia interpunctella isolate USDA-ARS_2022_Savannah chromosome 17, ilPloInte3.2, whole genome shotgun sequence, the genomic segment tTGGATTAGGTAAAACCCGTACCTATTCCAACTAATACTAATCCCTAAAATACCTAATCCGAATACCCACCTAATCCGTGCTAATAGTCGCTTTCACCGTTCGTTCCCCCGTTcctgtacaatattttaataagttgtAACGCATTTTGAATCATGAATCTTATGCCCTAAGTTTTAAGACTCAAAATTGTAGGCCGCAAACAAAAATTGTCACCTAATCCACTATTCCTAATCTTGCATCGCATTTGCAATCTTAGTTTCTAAATTTTAAGACTAAAAATTGTGTGTaacgaacaaaaatattcgatCAACTAATCCAACGTATCTTATCTTATACAATAGTTGCAATTGATTTTCAAACTTACTGCAATCCCAATAAGGGAAAGCGTACCTAATCCAAACCGAAAAGATTAGGTACGGATTCGAatcaaaaaatacctaattcgCATGCCTAATCTAAACATTTATGCCTCACCTCTactaaacattattaaatactaaattattaaatatttagtatataatagtatttgCCATTGATTtcgtaagtacttcgtacaactaGTAATTCATAATGATATATGAATATTAGGTAcacttcaatgtaatgttcatATATCTGTTCATATAACTGTGAACATTACAATCTTCTTACCTACATCTTTGCAGATTATACGATTTCATGTGACATGTCATGAACGAaagtttttttacttacacGACATGAGTATGTAAAATTAGTTACAATTTTACCTATTCTAAAAAATAGTTAGAACAACACGGGTCTTCCGAATCGAATACCCGTATTgctcaaagaaaaaatataagcaCACAAAGCGTAGGTAACTATGACAACCAAATATGgtgaaaaattacaaacattaGCTTTCatgtgattaaaaaatataaataacatggatttatttaatgttatatcGTAATGAGCCATCGTTGCAGTGTATTCAAGAACTTATGTCTCAAAGTTCCCGTTGATCCCATTAATAAAATGCCTAAAACTGCATATGAACGAAAAGATAAACCTTCAAACGACCCGAGCTTAGATTCTCCTTCAACAGTGGGTTCTATTACTGCCCCTGATGTTGACGCAGAAAAGTTGAAAGATTTCTACAGGAGCATTCCTGATTACAATGACATCAACCATCTTACAGAAGaagagttttatttaacactGAAATCATTGAGGGAAAGGAAAAGGGTAATGTTAGGTATTGCAGTGGAGCACATTGACTCCAATGGTTTACCAGACAAATCAATAGCCATTGATACTACATTTGCTAAAATAGACGCCGGCACTCCTTGCCGGGATAAAATTACCAAATCTAAGTTAAACTATAAactgagaaataaatattctgaAGAAAAGAGAGATGTAGAGAAACCTACATACGATATTGATAAGGCTAACAATACTCTTGTATgtactaacaaaataaaaatgaaaagatGTCCCAGAAAATCCTTTTCAAAGGATAAGGATTCTAACGGCATAGATGAACTTAAAGTAACGCCGGTTAAAACTAGTCTACTAAAAGACAAGAATAAATTAGAAAGACCAAGAAGGAACCATTCAGCATGTTCTATATCTTGGAACGACGCTAAGCTTGAAGGCAAGGATGAAATTGATGAGAAAtttgaacaatattttgatgGAAAGAAATACAGTCCTACATGTACTGAGATGGATGAAGAGTTTAAAACTAGAAGTATGCCTTCAAGCCCATTACGAATGCGTCGTAACGTATCACCCTCTAGAGGGCGTAAGATAGTAACGATACCAAAACCTTTTAAAATGACGGAAAGGTAATTTCTTCTTCATTAGGTGCTATTAGAACTTAGGcttactttgtaatattaaaattgtctgGCTTGGCtttcattttcattgtaaCAAAACTTGGTACCCAAAATTTAAGTGCGTAAATTTGTTATGTAGATGATCATAATTTCAGAGATGAAGAAGACAGAATTGTAAGCGAACTTCGGAGCTTACGAAAGTCTTTCTCTGAAGATATGCTGGACCAGAAGTACAAGCGGAAGCAGTTCAAAGCGAGGCCTGTTCCCATTGAATCCCGGATTCCCCTCTACGACAAGATCCTGGAAGACCAGGCCATGAGGTTCACTAGCTCCATGCAGGCACTGCACGTATGCTTCTTATTAGATCACcttaatatttgtaacaaaatctaaatttatttatgtagtttttGAACCAATGGCATACCTACCAAAAGTCTAAtaactaaaacaataatatcactttgtaaataactttttttttcatattaataaatacgaaaaaaatggtacctaatactaaattattaattaatcgtACTTAGTGAAcaaatacataagtacatattagGGTAAAAAACACTTTAATAACATAACTACCTAACCAGCAACTAggtaatagttattttatatcgaAAACTATTACATATTTCTGCTATTGCTTGTATTTTTTCCCATCGCTATTTTGACACAGCTTTTCACATGAGTACCCaggcgtattttttttttcgctttACAAAGTTATCATCAACCATCCGCACAGTTTACCTACTTACTTGCAGAATAGGTAGCTATCGTTTGAATTTAGATACGCCATATCTACCTAATAGTACCTAGCTACCCACTacttacttaggtacctacttgatTACCACGATTACTATGTACACTACGATCACTAAATAACTTGATTGATTTACGTCACATTCTTGTTTTGCTACTCTTTAGTTTATTATAGACGGTAATATTATACGAGTATacctatttgaatattttaaattacatgatatctggaatattttaataagcaaTCGTTTGCATCAGTTAACTTGCGTTGCAGACGAgcaatcacaaaaataaatagtgagGCGGACCTGCGAGCTCAGATGAAACCCTTCAGTTTCACCAAGCGAGAAGAGAAGGGAGGCGCGGTGTGCGAAAGGGCGGTGCACGCTCTGCCTAAGAgcaagaagaagaagcgatTCAAAGCCCGGCCCGTGCCCAAAAACCTATTTTCCAATTATTTCTATGACAAAATTAAGGAGGATGAATTTTTCCGGTGAGaaactttttatattcaattgaTCCATTACAAAGTAGTCTAcagataggtacatttttcatattgacaatataaaattttatttaatacatacatcTATCATTACAGGTTTGTAGCTTAAGTGGTAGTCCATTTTAGTCTTATTCggaaaaaaatttttacaagATAGACTATAATTATCTTATATTGAACCGAATTTCCAGaacaaaagacatcaacgcaTTTTGTAAAACACTTCGAAAGTTTTTGGGTGTGTTCttttaatatgaatgaataaataaatatggtttcggtaatacatttttcatagtatttttttttattacatttagatCCATGAATCGCCGCATTCGAGCAGAGGAGCTATTGCGAGCGTCAACTTACCCTGGTACCATGGCGGCGCGTGAGCGCAGTCGTCTTTCCACTCCGGCAGCTCATAGTGACCTACCCATCGACCCCTCGCCAGCAGGTTTTCTAACCAgattatctataaaattacgTATTTAAAGTTTAACTAAACTTTGCACTTTCGATCCTCCCGTCCCCACGATTCGTTATTGTACGAATGTTTTGTGAAACAAGAATTTTCTGTCAACATAGAGCACgtgttttattcaattttagtCAAACCCTGAAAATCCACAGcctattataattacattccTTTTTCTATATTCAGTCCCGTCCATCGCGTCTACAGAACGGCCCAACAGTCCAACCAAAAATCGGCACAGGTCTTCGAGCCCCACAAAATGCCAGAAGAAACGTGACAAATTCATGAAAGAGGACCTGCTGACCACAAGTCCTCAGCCTTTTCGATTCAACACTGCTGATCGTGCTGCTAAGAAGGTAAACTAGTCTACGTACCATAATGAAATCATCTGGTCTTAAACGTCTTTGCGTCTCCAAAATTGAAAACCATAAAGAAGATATCCTCCTACTAACCATAAAGAAGATAActcctttatattttttaaatgtattcgTATTTTGGGTTATAGTGCATAGGttctacctacttatttttctcttataacttacttaaattttcaatttagcaAAAGTGAGACAAGTTCTaactacataattataattattgtagaTGCTGGACATAACAAAGAAGATATACCAAGATAGCAAATGCACGGAAAGCGGTAGCGGCAACGGCGCCCCAGGGTCGCGAGCGTACTCCGCGCTGGACCTCCGCGCAGCCGCGTCGGGGCGCTCTAACCTAGCCGCGCTGCTCCGCGCGGAGGCCGTGCGCAGGAGGTTTGAGGTGGAGTCCGCGCGGCGACTGGCGGACCAGCGCCGGCGGATGGAGATGAAGCAGCGGGATAGATTGTTGCGATCCAAGCCCGCGTGGCATCTCGTCAAAAATAAGTTCGTAATTTTCCACTTAGTCCTGCTTTAATTAagcttttttgtaaattacaaaaaagctTTAGTGACAAAAGGACACAgcatttgattgattgattgttaCCTTTAACAATAGCTTTCTCAACGACGGTTGACGACTGGCTGGGGAGACCGACTGTTATAAATAATCACTGATCCCGGATTGCACGGCGTCTCAGCCCTGACTGACCGTGcggataagagagagagaacaaGCTTTGCTATATGTTAGCATAGCttgttctctctctctataTTTTCGTAACCGAGCTCGATCTttctgtaagtatttatttaatttaacccAATGTCTTCCAAATATGATGTACCTTGAATATGAATAAAGTTttagaaaaactaaaaagcAAGTGATTTTTAACCTAAATGTTTATCGCTTAATTACAGCCACGAGGAAGACATAGCAATGAGACTTCAAACTCGAAGAGACGAGGAGAGGATGAGGCGCGAGGAGTTCCTCCACGAGATGGAGCTGATGTACGGCAGGGTGCACGATCAACCGATGCTGTTTGAGCGGTATTATGCTCCGAGGCCGTACGCTGTGCCAGTCGACTCCATTCAGATTTCTCCACGAAAGTCACCAAAGAAGCGTTCAAGCTGCAAGTCCCATCATTATACTAGTCCAATTAGGTCCAGAAAGGTGTCCATCAATGACACAGCAGAAACTTTTAATGGTGACCTGTCTgagtatttaaataagatCGATGATGACAAGTTATTCTCGGACTCCGAAGTGGCTATAGACAGCTTAGACGGTgctaaattgtaaatattcacTGTTCATGTATGCGATTAAGTTTATTGGGTGATCTTCATGGGATTGTAAAAAAGGGCATTCGTATAcgtattctttttattatgtcaaaacaCTTAATATACCTAGTCAATAAATCACGTATTaaaaaaggatatttttttcttggttTTCCATAATGCATTCTAGAGAATAgaagtatttttaagtattcGAAGCAATATTGTGTAGAATCCAGTCCATGTACCGCGTGACTCTTGTGTAAAGTCCGGGTCTGCCTCGTGTGCCGCACTCTTTATACCCGTAGCTGGTGATTCCGAAGAGGAACCAGTTGGCGGAAGTATTGTCATGAATCTGCTTGACGAGGGAACCCCCGGAGTCCCCATTGCAAGAGTCTTTGCCCGGTTTCCCCCCGGCGCATATGACGTAGGACGCTGCTTCACTCGATATATTTTCGACCGTCTGACAATGTGTCATAGACACGGCTTCCAAGGCCACCTTTCGTTTGAGCGAGGATTTTTTCTCTGAAATAAACATTGAGAACTCGTTTAGTTACATTTTTTCGTTAGCACATAGAATAGGATAGGGCTatgatgttattttaaatagaatgtAATATATAGAGAGCTATATAAAACCTGGGATGATTCAGTGACCACATGATTATTTGAAAACGAAGGGGGTAAGGTTATCCAGTCACTCTCAAGGCTATACAAGTTTCTGAAGGTATGGACAAAAAGACAGTTTGTTGACCCCAACAGGACAGAACACGAGAGCGATACGATTACCAGAACATACCTATATGAGACATTTCACGGGTAAAAGGGTCTTATGGTCGATTTATAGTGTCGCATATAATCTGTAATCTACTTTAGAAAACTATATTCATATCACCGTCCATAAGGTACCTTTACGCGTGGAACGTTATATATACCCACCAGACTCAGTCTGCCCCCATCCGGCTGTCCAGTAGACGCTGTCGGGGACGTAGTCTTGTTTCGCAGCCGTCTCGGATATTGGTAAACACACGGGACGAATATAATCTGCAATATTATGTCTCTATATCTTAATTCGTTCTTTCGCATAACACCGGAACAGAAAATCTAcgaatacctacttataaataattgattaggTATATCTGTGGCCAAATGATCATCATGCTACTggaggtccctggttcgaacCCTGGTCACGTCAAGAtgcaaaatgatctttttcagattgacctcgATCTTGGATCTATTTAcgtatacattattataaaacaaaatcttctgccgcgtctgtctgtctgttcgcgataaactcaaaaactactgcacggattttcctgaggaaggtttagatgtataacatatttttactcgagcgaagtcgggacggggcGCTagtatgtcataaaatattgttgtgtgtatatgtcataaatagtacctattgTTGAGTTGTTTACCCATAACGTCTTggacttactttggggctaaacGCTTATTTATCGTCAAAATTATGTGAAATACAGACAAAccacttaaataatatttccaagACAGTCGTAATGTTTTTCTACTTTATGACCATGAACATGAATAATACAATATGTCCCTAGTCCCATTGAATTCTCCCATAATGGGATAACTGAGACCATTTCGTCCCAGTAGTCCCATGGCACAAGTGGCACGACTGatataagaaagagagagagaagaaaTGTATTGCTTACCTACCAGTAAAATCAACGTCTTTCTCAAGCCGCAGTAATGCAATGTCGTTTCTGTACAGGCTTTCACTATTGTATCTCGGAAATGGAATCACTTTATCGACTTGCACATCCGCGGGCTGACATGGTACTCTTCTGCAATCGTCTTCATCATTTATCTCGCCTAATCTTACACTCGttctgtaaattaaattaaaaatatatatatttatgaattactTAGGTACATGAAATCTAGTCACCGATAGCAAACTTACATTGTCAGATTGTTAACAACGCAATGGGCTGCAGTAACAATATAACGACTTGTAATTAAGGATCCTGCGCAGGCAAATACTTCTTTCCCATTTTCTGTAGGAAGAATAACATTAAAGCCTGTTTAACActtactgataaaatatcatttgtaatctgacagattaACTAAATGCTAGCATTTAGTTAATCTGTCATAAATCGATGTGATTGGCCAGTTGGTACAATTTTAATGCTATATGTTCGATATGTTTCGTATAGACTATCTGACTTTATCAGCAACGATGAAACAGGCcctaagaataatatttttaatcacagCATCCTCGGGCGATCCCaaaaagtgtatttttttaaagggaGGATTATTATGGCGTTTCACTAAATTCCAAGATACAATAGCTCACATCTCGAAACGTGCGGTGATAAGCCTGTAGTTTGCAGCATAGATTACTGTGTCTATGTTTTGGTTCTATATTGCCTACAGGCAATGGATGTTACAACGTCCATTACGTTTTTCAATGCGAAAAACgttgaatacaaaatttggCCTAACAAAAGGCTCCACGTACTCACTTAGGCCATACTTGATGCGCACGAGCCAAGGAAACTCATCCAGAGCCGCCACATCCCCGCCTACTATCCTGTCTTCTTCGGAGAGGGGGCCGCATGTTATTATATCCGGTAGAATATTCTTTTGTATCAATGGATTTTTCATCGTGTAGACCACTGTGTAAGCAATGTAtgctttataaattttaataataataaatattattcttttactAAAACTTTTGATTAACCAAATCATTCACGTAATCAATCTTAATCACACCGTTTAGAATAAATTCTGAAATAGAAGTGATGATGTATCGTAAtgtgtagaaaaataaatttaattacggCAAAATTTTCAcaggataataaaattactaaaaagtaaaggtaattttttcatgttattttatgtgatttttataatgacatacttacataatatgttGTTTAAGAAATaactagttaataaataaactaaaaccaTTGTAACCAATCACAAAATACACTAAGACGCGGACATTGTACCATTACTAGACATCATTTGTAACTGAGATGAATCTTGGCATAAGTTTTTGTTGTTAGTTACTTAATTGTCGTCTCGTCATGCTCACATCCGcaattaaattcattacaGTGTCATTGCGCGACCTTTCTCCCATTTTTACTCGACTGCGGGACAGTTggattaataaaaagaaactttaaaagtaaaacctttttatttactcCTAACAAggcaaataaaagatttttttaataaaatttatctacaCGTGACATTTTTCGCAAATTGTGTAGGTATACCTAggtagattgtattttttgttggttCTCACTATATATCTAAAAGTACAATTTAATGGACTTTATTCTACAACTTTTTGacgtttagaaataaatatacaggtacaaagacaaaaacaagtaaatattttttctaacttCTATTAAGCATATCAAAACTGAATGAATCTCATCTGGTCTCGCTTAGCTTCAGGCGATAGTGTCCAAGATCCAGCCCATGAATTGCGCTAGATTGGTGTATACGCCTGGGTTTACACTTCCACATAACACGGGTCCGAATGACACGACACCTATTAAGAAGTTCTTGGGTCCTTCTACAGTATCAAATGTCTGAAATATAATTcaacaaaagttaaataacGGATCTTAGGCGATAGACGcgtaaagatttattttaaatttcaaatacatcttttttaatttgcttacaaatattacttgattttgtttttacttgaGCCATCTGGCTTCATTCTGTTTCTGGAGATTCTGAGGAATTTTATAGTTCTTAACGTAAAAAGTAATGTAGTGCATAATATagacttaatttaaatgtttttaggTATCTGGCACtagttgtacggagtacctactaattccatgggtataatcaatttttatgGGTTGCTAGGCAGCTGATTGATTAGCTTGGTATCAActcaaacattataatattataatcgtcagccatttaaacgcctatgccagcagtggggacggcCTTCCATAAGCATTATGGACAATGACTTAACCCGCCGTCAAACATGAATGACACCATCACCAAACATTCTTAATagattaatgttattattttttttaatttaaaataataattaatgaccTTCATGAGCGGCCCGCCGGAGTCTCCCGCGCAGGCATCTTTGTTGAGTTGAGCGCCCGCGCAGATTTCGTTATCGCCCATAGTGAATGACGCTCCAAACGTGCTGCATTTTTTCTTCTCTAGAACTGGTATCTGAAAACGGTATATTAGACAACGCCTTTAGCAAAAAAGTTTTCCGAGTTCTTCGTCTTTGGGACACATTTTACCATGATATTGCCAAATACTTagtgtattttaaaagttaagcAGTTATGTGCCcgtaaataaatgaagaataaatattataagtatataaggGCTTTTTATAAGCTATTTCATAGCCacttataaattactagctgcgccccgggacttcgctcccgtgggaatattgGGATAAAAGTTACCCTATGTATTAattcagtttatattctacccctgtaccaaatttcaaaacaatcggtccagtagattttgcgtgaaatagtaacaaacatacacacaaactttattAGTAAGATTcacaaatttacattaaaaatgtttcacaagtgttgggATGGGATTAACTTCAAGCAAATTGATTTGgcagttagtttatctgtcagataacaatataatatgtaatcaGGAAGTGGTGAAAGAGT encodes:
- the LOC128677317 gene encoding transmembrane protease serine 9-like, with the translated sequence MRKFQYIALLLRLLFGMGNSARDLSNHRAWGLLHQFECGDSAADRIIGGANASLGQFPWIARLAYSYPDSSIDWLCGGAIVTDRYVLTAAHCIGTPEDEHKLEYVRLGEHDVRTDPDCVLDVCAPKVQDVKVKRTIIHPQFNNPEFHNDLAIIELEKPVKLNNYVAPICLPSTPEQTSTLKLGEMVTVAGWGKTNITTQERAKILQTVKIPVLEKKKCSTFGASFTMGDNEICAGAQLNKDACAGDSGGPLMKTFDTVEGPKNFLIGVVSFGPVLCGSVNPGVYTNLAQFMGWILDTIKSFSKRIIFIIIKIYKAYIAYTVVYTMKNPLIQKNILPDIITCGPLSEEDRIVGGDVAALDEFPWLVRIKYGLKNGKEVFACAGSLITSRYIVTAAHCVVNNLTITSVRLGEINDEDDCRRVPCQPADVQVDKVIPFPRYNSESLYRNDIALLRLEKDVDFTDYIRPVCLPISETAAKQDYVPDSVYWTAGWGQTESEKKSSLKRKVALEAVSMTHCQTVENISSEAASYVICAGGKPGKDSCNGDSGGSLVKQIHDNTSANWFLFGITSYGYKECGTRGRPGLYTRVTRYMDWILHNIASNT
- the LOC128677223 gene encoding protein FAM161A → MSHRCSVFKNLCLKVPVDPINKMPKTAYERKDKPSNDPSLDSPSTVGSITAPDVDAEKLKDFYRSIPDYNDINHLTEEEFYLTLKSLRERKRVMLGIAVEHIDSNGLPDKSIAIDTTFAKIDAGTPCRDKITKSKLNYKLRNKYSEEKRDVEKPTYDIDKANNTLVCTNKIKMKRCPRKSFSKDKDSNGIDELKVTPVKTSLLKDKNKLERPRRNHSACSISWNDAKLEGKDEIDEKFEQYFDGKKYSPTCTEMDEEFKTRSMPSSPLRMRRNVSPSRGRKIVTIPKPFKMTERDEEDRIVSELRSLRKSFSEDMLDQKYKRKQFKARPVPIESRIPLYDKILEDQAMRRAITKINSEADLRAQMKPFSFTKREEKGGAVCERAVHALPKSKKKKRFKARPVPKNLFSNYFYDKIKEDEFFRSMNRRIRAEELLRASTYPGTMAARERSRLSTPAAHSDLPIDPSPAVPSIASTERPNSPTKNRHRSSSPTKCQKKRDKFMKEDLLTTSPQPFRFNTADRAAKKMLDITKKIYQDSKCTESGSGNGAPGSRAYSALDLRAAASGRSNLAALLRAEAVRRRFEVESARRLADQRRRMEMKQRDRLLRSKPAWHLVKNNHEEDIAMRLQTRRDEERMRREEFLHEMELMYGRVHDQPMLFERYYAPRPYAVPVDSIQISPRKSPKKRSSCKSHHYTSPIRSRKVSINDTAETFNGDLSEYLNKIDDDKLFSDSEVAIDSLDGAKL